One bacterium genomic region harbors:
- a CDS encoding DNA-processing protein DprA, with the protein LKQLPDPPMVIFTRGTLDAMAGPKLAIVGTRSPDNAARSYAETLAFRLAQADNVIVSGFAAGIDKAAHFGTMKAKGRTIAVLGSNLDAVRMPSSSPDVDELRNYTMKHGLFITEQTQLWCNQSRNAVVAALMARNRIIAALADATIVIASSGSGGALHTAERARRLGKRVWIVDWRDNRYLGNLKLLLGGAGSLPDEPNEAAEVIINASRSAYSG; encoded by the coding sequence GTTTGAAGCAATTACCCGATCCTCCGATGGTCATATTCACACGGGGTACTTTGGATGCTATGGCAGGACCAAAGTTGGCTATCGTCGGTACGCGATCGCCGGATAATGCGGCGCGAAGCTATGCAGAAACTCTTGCATTCAGGCTCGCACAAGCCGACAATGTTATCGTTAGTGGGTTCGCGGCAGGGATTGACAAAGCAGCTCATTTTGGAACGATGAAAGCGAAAGGAAGAACTATCGCTGTGCTTGGCAGTAATTTGGATGCTGTTAGAATGCCAAGTTCTTCGCCGGATGTTGATGAGCTTCGCAATTACACTATGAAACATGGTCTTTTCATCACTGAACAAACGCAGTTATGGTGTAACCAATCACGTAACGCTGTTGTTGCAGCTCTGATGGCAAGGAATCGCATCATTGCGGCTCTTGCCGATGCGACAATTGTTATTGCATCGAGTGGTTCAGGTGGAGCCCTTCATACAGCCGAACGTGCTCGACGCCTTGGCAAGCGTGTTTGGATTGTTGATTGGCGTGATAATCGTTATCTTGGGAACCTGAAATTACTATTAGGCGGTGCTGGATCACTGCCTGATGAGCCGAATGAAGCGGCTGAAGTCATCATTAACGCTTCACGTAGTGCGTATTCAGGGTAG
- a CDS encoding peptidoglycan DD-metalloendopeptidase family protein, translating into MKRCGWLFIVVVLLLTSSVGLDAKKRTKRTPTNPKKHQQLTKKLQVVENRIKNVRIKLKVKKLEKAEVSARLQLIEGQLNVAQTSLQRTQDQLDSSRDMQLAIANRLQITKDKLALRRTLLAKRIHAGFVEGRVETVSVILGSRSMRDLMSRGDAIQRISAQDNKLYKEVREMKNQLAADKLVQDGVVKEVSRLENTQKAEATVLYNTMDEKSKILKQVENDEQLLKEQLDELAAQSQQIEQSIQALYKTPAFKNRAQVRWHGSLQYPQARISSSYGMRVHPIAHVYKMHTGTDYSMGYGTPIHAAADGIVIAARSMGGYGNVVIIDHGSSISTLYGHCSSLSVSDGQSVKSGQVVAYVGSTGYSTGPHLHFEVRKNGKPIDPMSFH; encoded by the coding sequence TTGAAACGCTGCGGATGGCTTTTTATCGTTGTGGTTTTACTCCTAACATCAAGTGTCGGCTTGGATGCGAAGAAGCGCACCAAACGCACACCGACTAACCCTAAAAAGCACCAGCAGCTCACGAAAAAGCTTCAGGTAGTAGAGAACCGCATCAAGAATGTGCGGATTAAACTCAAAGTGAAGAAACTTGAGAAAGCAGAAGTAAGCGCCCGTTTGCAGCTAATCGAAGGCCAGCTTAATGTGGCTCAAACAAGCTTGCAGCGAACTCAAGACCAACTCGATTCATCTCGTGATATGCAGTTAGCAATCGCGAATCGACTCCAGATAACCAAGGACAAACTCGCCTTGCGCCGCACTCTATTAGCAAAACGAATACATGCAGGATTTGTTGAGGGCAGAGTTGAGACTGTTAGCGTGATATTAGGTTCGCGCTCGATGCGTGATCTGATGAGTCGCGGCGATGCCATTCAACGTATTTCAGCACAGGATAACAAGCTATATAAAGAAGTCAGGGAAATGAAAAACCAGCTTGCAGCAGATAAGTTGGTACAGGATGGTGTTGTAAAAGAAGTTTCACGCCTGGAAAATACTCAAAAGGCCGAAGCCACTGTTTTATATAACACGATGGATGAAAAGTCCAAAATCTTAAAGCAGGTTGAAAATGACGAGCAGTTGCTCAAAGAACAGCTTGATGAGTTGGCAGCCCAATCCCAACAAATCGAGCAGAGTATTCAAGCGCTTTATAAAACTCCAGCATTTAAAAATCGTGCCCAAGTCCGTTGGCATGGCAGCCTTCAGTATCCCCAGGCGCGAATTTCATCGAGCTATGGCATGCGTGTGCACCCGATTGCCCATGTTTACAAAATGCACACTGGAACCGACTACAGCATGGGATACGGCACACCAATTCATGCTGCCGCTGATGGCATTGTGATTGCCGCTAGAAGTATGGGGGGATATGGCAATGTGGTGATTATCGATCACGGTAGCAGTATCAGTACCCTTTATGGTCATTGCTCATCGTTAAGTGTAAGCGATGGCCAATCCGTCAAAAGTGGTCAAGTTGTGGCGTATGTCGGCTCGACTGGCTATTCAACTGGCCCCCACCTCCATTTCGAAGTCCGAAAGAACGGTAAACCTATCGATCCGATGAGCTTCCATTAG
- the ftsE gene encoding cell division ATP-binding protein FtsE, with product MVGLNKVSVVFANHMVALTSVSLTIEKGEFVFLVGSTGAGKSTLIKLLTCEVQPREGSICVNGHDYTSMNARRIPYLRREMGIIPQDNALLPNKRVWENIAYALRVIGIPAKEVRPRVDEVLERVGLTRKANAYPNELSGGEIQRVAIARAIANNPVLLLADEPTGHLDPDTSWDIMQILNQINIRGTTIVVATHDSLMVDRMLKRVIELDHGIVTRDEQKSSYAYDCR from the coding sequence ATGGTAGGCTTAAATAAAGTGAGTGTCGTCTTTGCCAATCATATGGTGGCGCTCACCTCTGTCAGTCTTACAATAGAAAAAGGTGAGTTCGTTTTTCTCGTCGGGTCAACCGGTGCAGGGAAGTCAACACTCATCAAACTACTCACGTGTGAAGTCCAACCTAGAGAAGGCTCTATTTGTGTAAATGGGCATGATTACACGAGCATGAACGCGCGTAGAATCCCTTATCTTCGCCGTGAAATGGGAATTATTCCACAAGATAATGCTTTACTGCCGAATAAGCGCGTGTGGGAGAACATCGCCTATGCGTTACGCGTTATCGGTATCCCCGCCAAAGAGGTTCGTCCCCGTGTGGATGAAGTGTTAGAACGAGTAGGTTTAACCAGGAAGGCGAATGCTTACCCGAACGAGCTTTCCGGCGGTGAAATTCAGCGTGTGGCCATTGCTCGAGCAATCGCAAACAATCCCGTTTTGCTTTTAGCTGACGAGCCAACCGGCCACCTCGACCCTGATACTTCCTGGGACATTATGCAAATTCTCAATCAGATCAATATCCGCGGCACTACCATTGTTGTTGCCACCCACGATTCTCTAATGGTAGATCGGATGCTAAAACGTGTTATCGAGCTTGACCATGGGATAGTTACAAGGGACGAACAAAAAAGTTCTTATGCGTACGATTGTCGATAG
- a CDS encoding permease-like cell division protein FtsX, translating into MRTIVDRLIFLIEESFVSLRRNILVALAAVSTAAMALALFGAFTWFAYGLNNFTSTWPEIFDVVVYMNTDASPENISATESRIRAIHDVNTIGYQTKDQNWTKFQVENKEKMGDLSDIPNPLTDTFSFKVSKLNRSDVIAAAIKRMPGVEKVQYLQKEQRTVLRIIQIVRVTGAAVSTALMLVAMLLIYNAIRLTVVARRREIMVMQLVGASASTIRIPFVLEAVYQGVLGGIIASLILWAVVQPIPEVVNNLNIPGIHLVLTAKQLWVVLGGLSLCGGLAGCVCGILAVHRFLRV; encoded by the coding sequence ATGCGTACGATTGTCGATAGATTAATATTCCTAATTGAAGAATCATTTGTTAGTCTTCGCAGAAATATTCTGGTGGCGCTTGCCGCTGTGAGTACTGCAGCGATGGCATTAGCGCTTTTTGGCGCCTTTACTTGGTTTGCTTATGGCCTCAATAACTTTACATCGACTTGGCCGGAAATCTTTGATGTAGTTGTTTACATGAATACCGATGCAAGCCCAGAGAACATATCCGCTACTGAAAGCCGTATCAGGGCGATTCATGATGTGAATACAATTGGGTATCAGACCAAAGACCAGAATTGGACGAAGTTTCAGGTTGAAAACAAAGAGAAGATGGGCGATCTCAGTGATATTCCCAACCCTTTGACGGATACCTTTTCCTTTAAAGTTTCAAAGTTGAATCGGTCGGATGTCATTGCTGCTGCTATCAAGCGAATGCCAGGCGTAGAAAAGGTTCAATATCTTCAAAAAGAGCAGCGTACTGTCCTTAGAATTATCCAAATTGTTCGTGTCACAGGCGCAGCAGTGAGCACCGCTTTGATGCTGGTTGCGATGTTGTTAATCTATAATGCGATCAGATTGACGGTGGTCGCAAGGCGTCGTGAAATCATGGTCATGCAATTAGTTGGCGCATCGGCATCCACGATTCGAATACCCTTCGTTCTTGAAGCAGTTTACCAAGGGGTTCTTGGCGGCATCATCGCATCACTTATCCTTTGGGCAGTAGTTCAGCCCATTCCTGAAGTAGTCAATAATCTCAACATCCCCGGTATCCATTTGGTATTGACAGCTAAACAATTATGGGTAGTGCTAGGTGGTCTTAGCCTTTGCGGAGGGCTAGCAGGTTGTGTCTGCGGTATCTTGGCTGTGCATCGGTTCTTGAGAGTATAG